In Drosophila nasuta strain 15112-1781.00 chromosome 2R, ASM2355853v1, whole genome shotgun sequence, a single genomic region encodes these proteins:
- the LOC132785779 gene encoding modular serine protease-like isoform X1 has protein sequence MHKCRFCELLAISILLLQIEMIIFSVASQIQNGCSEDQFKCRNGDCIPATLMCDLKNDCMDGSDESFAACHDMNCTANKCSYGGCYSDEQYCNGHRDCWDGTDEFKFNCEKVHNQLMGDCNKEVYAEFQCQRSKECIRYTQLCDGTENCRDGSDESNELCVGKQCGKESFRCSYGACIARTAACDHNIDCRDSSDELAPICNKWNKKPLEIEWSIIRWQITNASVPNRPEIEILTTKTPDLLGNEESCSVPSSNNVIYLTSMYNAMPYINGNPVPHGMSVRLSCDKGYGLIGDDVNTCDKGKWRASWAECIKTCERHIIINDPSIEATCSFDGQVKDCAKDPLYVNTEVESNCATGYKNDDRSSGNQICDITGAWQRKPLSSPTFKCKPDCGKTFSTVQGHPWIVSIYKNTHNEVYEFMCLGTIIDPRYVITAASCFASRPPAHAILIVLGNHTIGFNKADENGFDTKTISHIYTGRNRTVILKMINPFKLSANIRPICLDNITQNLINNKTKDKVLPGTPLEYYNSTSQTYTLTHIANNKTNFIDLRDINDNLKQAIKRYEIKNRALN, from the exons atgcacaaaTGTCGCTTTTGTGAACTACTTGCTATTAGCATtcttttattacaaattg AAATGATCATATTTTCAGTGGCTTCACAAATTCAAAATGGCTGCTCTGAAGATCAATTCAAATGCAGAAATGGCGATTGTATACCTGCTACTTTGATGTGCGATCTTAAAAACGATTGTATGGATGGTAGTGATGAATCATTTGCGGCGTGTCATGACATGAATTGCACTGCAAATAAATGCTCATATGGTGGCTGCTACAGCGATGAGCAATATTGTAATGGTCATCGCGATTGTTGGGACGGTACAGATGAATTTAAGTTCAATTGTGAAAAAGTTCATAATCAATTGATGGGCGATTGTAA TAAAGAGGTTTATGCGGAGTTTCAATGCCAGAGATCCAAGGAATGTATACGTTATACTCAATTATGCGATGGAACTGAGAACTGTAGGGATGGGTCAGATGAGTCTAATGAATTATGCGTTGGAAAGCAATGTGGGAAAGAATCCTTTCGCTGTTCCTACGGAGCCTGCATTGCAAGAACAGCTGCTTGTGATCATAACATTGATTGTCGCGATAGTTCGGATGAGTTGGCCCCTATTTGCAATAAATGGAATAAAAAACCGTTGGAAATTGAATGGTCTATAATCCGATGGCAGATTACAAATGCTTCCGTTCCTAATAGACCCGAAATTGAAATACTTACAACTAAGACTCCAGATCTATTAGGCAATGAAGAAAGCTGCAGTGTGCCATCTAGTAACAATGTCATATATTTGACAAGCATGTACAATGCAATGCCTTATATCAATGGTAATCCAGTGCCCCATGGGATGTCGGTTCGTCTCTCATGCGACAAGGGATATGGCCTAATAGGTGACGATGTAAATACATGTGATAAGGGCAAATGGAGGGCATCCTGGGCTGAATGTATTAAGACCTGCGAACGTCACATAATCATTAACGATCCCAGCATTGAAGCGACTTGCAGCTTCGATGGACAGGTCAAAGATTGTGCAAAAGATCCACTTTATGTTAACACAGAAGTAGAATCTAATTGTGCTACTGGATATAAGAATGATGATCGTTCGAGCGGAAATCAAATTTGTGACATTACTGGCGCGTGGCAACGTAAACCTCTCAGTTCTCCTACCTTCAAATGTAAACCTGATTGCGGCAAGACTTTTAGCACAGTCCAAGGTCATCCGTGGATTGTCAGCATTTACAAAAATACCCACAATGAGGTTTACGAATTTATGTGCCTAGGCACAATAATAGATCCGAGATATGTGATTACTGCTGCCAGTTGCTTCGCGTCAAGACCCCCCGCTCACGCAATACTGATTGTGCTGGGCAATCATACAATTGGCTTTAACAAGGCTGATGAGAACGGTTTCGACACAAAGACGATTTCTCATATTTATACTGGCAG AAATCGTACGGTGATACTCAAAATGATAAATCCTTTCAAACTCTCTGCCAATATTCGTCCCATTTGCTTGGACAATATTACTCAAAAtctcataaataataaaactaaggATAAAGTGTTGCCTGGAACGCCGTTGGAATATTATAATTCAACTTCACAAACTTACACGCTGACGCATATTGctaataacaaaacaaattttattgatcTCAGAGACATCAATGATAACTTAAAACAAGCTATAAAGCggtatgaaataaaaaatagggccttaaattaa
- the LOC132785782 gene encoding granzyme K-like, with protein MCLGTIIDPRYVITAASCFASRPPAHAILIVLGSHTIDFNQAEENGFDTMTVSHIYTGRNPTVILEMINPFKLSVNIRPICLGNIAQNLINNNTEDNVLPGTPLEYYNSTSQTYTLTHIANNKTNFIDLRGISNKIKTNLRRYELKNRLL; from the exons ATGTGCCTAGGCACAATAATAGATCCGAGATATGTGATTACTGCTGCCAGTTGCTTCGCGTCAAGACCCCCCGCTCACGCAATACTGATTGTGCTGGGCAGTCATACAATTGACTTTAACCAGGCTGAGGAGAACGGTTTCGATACAATGACGGTTTCTCATATTTATACTGGCAG AAATCCTACGGTGATACTCGAAATGATAAATCCTTTCAAACTCTCTGTCAATATTCGTCCCATTTGCTTGGGTAATATTGCTCAAAAtctcataaataataatactgagGATAACGTGTTGCCTGGAACGCCGTTGGAATATTATAATTCAACTTCACAAACTTACACGCTGACGCATATTGctaataacaaaacaaattttattgatcTCAGAGGCATCAGTAATaagataaaaacaaatttaaggcggtatgaattaaaaaataggCTTTTGTAA
- the LOC132785779 gene encoding modular serine protease-like isoform X2 has translation MHKCRFCELLAISILLLQIVASQIQNGCSEDQFKCRNGDCIPATLMCDLKNDCMDGSDESFAACHDMNCTANKCSYGGCYSDEQYCNGHRDCWDGTDEFKFNCEKVHNQLMGDCNKEVYAEFQCQRSKECIRYTQLCDGTENCRDGSDESNELCVGKQCGKESFRCSYGACIARTAACDHNIDCRDSSDELAPICNKWNKKPLEIEWSIIRWQITNASVPNRPEIEILTTKTPDLLGNEESCSVPSSNNVIYLTSMYNAMPYINGNPVPHGMSVRLSCDKGYGLIGDDVNTCDKGKWRASWAECIKTCERHIIINDPSIEATCSFDGQVKDCAKDPLYVNTEVESNCATGYKNDDRSSGNQICDITGAWQRKPLSSPTFKCKPDCGKTFSTVQGHPWIVSIYKNTHNEVYEFMCLGTIIDPRYVITAASCFASRPPAHAILIVLGNHTIGFNKADENGFDTKTISHIYTGRNRTVILKMINPFKLSANIRPICLDNITQNLINNKTKDKVLPGTPLEYYNSTSQTYTLTHIANNKTNFIDLRDINDNLKQAIKRYEIKNRALN, from the exons atgcacaaaTGTCGCTTTTGTGAACTACTTGCTATTAGCATtcttttattacaaattg TGGCTTCACAAATTCAAAATGGCTGCTCTGAAGATCAATTCAAATGCAGAAATGGCGATTGTATACCTGCTACTTTGATGTGCGATCTTAAAAACGATTGTATGGATGGTAGTGATGAATCATTTGCGGCGTGTCATGACATGAATTGCACTGCAAATAAATGCTCATATGGTGGCTGCTACAGCGATGAGCAATATTGTAATGGTCATCGCGATTGTTGGGACGGTACAGATGAATTTAAGTTCAATTGTGAAAAAGTTCATAATCAATTGATGGGCGATTGTAA TAAAGAGGTTTATGCGGAGTTTCAATGCCAGAGATCCAAGGAATGTATACGTTATACTCAATTATGCGATGGAACTGAGAACTGTAGGGATGGGTCAGATGAGTCTAATGAATTATGCGTTGGAAAGCAATGTGGGAAAGAATCCTTTCGCTGTTCCTACGGAGCCTGCATTGCAAGAACAGCTGCTTGTGATCATAACATTGATTGTCGCGATAGTTCGGATGAGTTGGCCCCTATTTGCAATAAATGGAATAAAAAACCGTTGGAAATTGAATGGTCTATAATCCGATGGCAGATTACAAATGCTTCCGTTCCTAATAGACCCGAAATTGAAATACTTACAACTAAGACTCCAGATCTATTAGGCAATGAAGAAAGCTGCAGTGTGCCATCTAGTAACAATGTCATATATTTGACAAGCATGTACAATGCAATGCCTTATATCAATGGTAATCCAGTGCCCCATGGGATGTCGGTTCGTCTCTCATGCGACAAGGGATATGGCCTAATAGGTGACGATGTAAATACATGTGATAAGGGCAAATGGAGGGCATCCTGGGCTGAATGTATTAAGACCTGCGAACGTCACATAATCATTAACGATCCCAGCATTGAAGCGACTTGCAGCTTCGATGGACAGGTCAAAGATTGTGCAAAAGATCCACTTTATGTTAACACAGAAGTAGAATCTAATTGTGCTACTGGATATAAGAATGATGATCGTTCGAGCGGAAATCAAATTTGTGACATTACTGGCGCGTGGCAACGTAAACCTCTCAGTTCTCCTACCTTCAAATGTAAACCTGATTGCGGCAAGACTTTTAGCACAGTCCAAGGTCATCCGTGGATTGTCAGCATTTACAAAAATACCCACAATGAGGTTTACGAATTTATGTGCCTAGGCACAATAATAGATCCGAGATATGTGATTACTGCTGCCAGTTGCTTCGCGTCAAGACCCCCCGCTCACGCAATACTGATTGTGCTGGGCAATCATACAATTGGCTTTAACAAGGCTGATGAGAACGGTTTCGACACAAAGACGATTTCTCATATTTATACTGGCAG AAATCGTACGGTGATACTCAAAATGATAAATCCTTTCAAACTCTCTGCCAATATTCGTCCCATTTGCTTGGACAATATTACTCAAAAtctcataaataataaaactaaggATAAAGTGTTGCCTGGAACGCCGTTGGAATATTATAATTCAACTTCACAAACTTACACGCTGACGCATATTGctaataacaaaacaaattttattgatcTCAGAGACATCAATGATAACTTAAAACAAGCTATAAAGCggtatgaaataaaaaatagggccttaaattaa